ACTTATTTAAAGTTTCGAGTGGAGTATTCACATTTGTAGCAACTAAAGCACGAACAAGATTAATTTTATCTTCACCAAGTTTTGCCAAAATTTCTGCTGGTGTGTGCGGATTTTTTGCAACTGCCCAACGAGTCATCATGTCGCTACTTTCTGCAAGAGAGAGTAAAAGTCGAGTCATTGTCTCACTGCTTTCTTGGTCTCGGTCATAAACTGAAGTCCGAATACTCAAATTCATCGCAACTTGTCCAACTACTTCTAAATCTTCTTTGAATTCGTTGTATATTTTTTCAACTTCTTCAATTCCTAACTCTTTATTTCCTAAAGTCTCAATCGCATCTACTTTTTCCAAAATTAATCCTCACAATATGTAGCTAATAAGCCATCTTTTAAATTTTTGTATGTTTCCTCGCCGATGAGGTCTCGAACAATTTGAAGTCCAAAACAGATTGCTGTTCCTGGTCCTCGAGATGTCATAATATTTCCGTCTCGCACAACCATTTTTTCCGAACTGTATCCGCTATTTTTTTCAATTCGCTCTTCCACTGATGGGTAGCAAGTGAAATTTTCACCCAAAACTCCAGCTTCCGAAAGTGCAAAAGGAGCAGCACAAATCGCCCCAATCTTCTTATCGTCGGCTTTCATCTCTTTCAAAATATTTTGAATATTCTCATTTGTCGCTAAAATATCAGTTCCACCCCAACCGCCAGGGAGAACTACCATATCTAAATTTTTTGCAGAAACTTCAGAAACTAATTTGTCGGCTTCAATAACAATTCCATTTGCACCAGAAATCGACTTCTTATCAACTCCCGCAACAATAACTTCAATTCCACCTCGCCGTAAAACATCAATAATTGCAACTGCTTCAAGTTCTTCAAAACCGAGAGCTAAAGGCACTAAAACTTTTTTAGACATCAAAATCCTTTTTTTAGAGTAAAAAAATAATATCAAATTTTTAATCTGAGTCAGAAGATTTTCTCATTTTTTCAATTTGTTCTAAACCTCGATTTATTTTTTCCAAATAATCTTTTTCTGGACTCAAATTATTGTTAATTGTTTTTGGGTTGCAATATAAGCTATTGCTTTGACAATTTTTTCACGGGACAAATCATCAAATCTAGCTTGTTCATAATTGATTTTTTCTTCGAGTTGCTTTCTGCTTGTATCAGTTAAATCATTTGAGCTTTTATCTAAATATTATTGTAAACCTTTCTTTTGGTCTCCATCATATTTAATTTTATCTATCGGTGGAACTACAATTTCTGTAATAAAAAAATATATAGAAAATCAAAAAACACCGAAAAAGTAGAGGCTTCTTGACCTCTCCCAAGCCTATCTTACGAAGAGGCTATGGAAGAGGATTGCGAAGCCATTTGTTCAAGATTATTAAATGTTTTCTGTTTTACTACTGAATTAAAATTTAAACCTTTTTTAATTCCAATGTTTGGATTAAAAAAAGAATTTATTTATCTTG
This is a stretch of genomic DNA from Thiovulum sp. ES. It encodes these proteins:
- a CDS encoding DJ-1 family protein (PFAM: DJ-1/PfpI family~TIGRFAM: DJ-1 family protein), producing MSKKVLVPLALGFEELEAVAIIDVLRRGGIEVIVAGVDKKSISGANGIVIEADKLVSEVSAKNLDMVVLPGGWGGTDILATNENIQNILKEMKADDKKIGAICAAPFALSEAGVLGENFTCYPSVEERIEKNSGYSSEKMVVRDGNIMTSRGPGTAICFGLQIVRDLIGEETYKNLKDGLLATYCED